The Dendropsophus ebraccatus isolate aDenEbr1 chromosome 10, aDenEbr1.pat, whole genome shotgun sequence genome has a segment encoding these proteins:
- the ADAMTSL2 gene encoding ADAMTS-like protein 2 isoform X2: protein MSFAHRNLQPVLFITRQSLSKAWIPLLILLGNVTFTITQDIAQTSNSLEDGADVTTFWWGEWTKWTACTRTCGGGVKSQERHCLRQRRKSLSSLGNKNCTGTSKRYQLCKVQECPSNSRSFREEQCTSFNSHVYNGKTYQWKPLYPDDYVHISSKPCDLQCTTVDGQRQLMVQARDGTSCKYSDYRGVCVSGKCEPIGCDGVLFSTHTLDKCGVCQGDGSSCVHVTGNYRKGASHLGYALVTYIPVGARDIQIVERKKSADVLAVADESGYYYFNGNFKVDTPKNFNIAGTVFKYRRPMDVYETGIEYIVAQGPTNQGLNIMVWNQNGKNPSITFQYTLLRKPHSRVTQPIYYTFPDSDSEESKEFEEDFTSQNKSSGTNLQKGRVKVETPTFGRTNSGENGSPVSEQHTNEVYDGGEAMDCEKKAKCKAMKDLSTNKTTYITDTGDQDSSHRFNSKEFLPGNAIAKKFSNKASASRETFHHLNKSSGEPLNSVESNLDNLYADYEENEEMAAFDLNVTFLELSVNTSAETQLTNATIPSTNRTQKVRWETSSWSECSRTCGEGYQFRIVRCWKMISPGFDSSVYSDLCDSADITKPDEKKVCRNPACGPQWEMSEWSECTAKCGERSIVTRDVRCSEDEKLCDPSTRPPSEKNCTGPSCDRQWTVSDWGPCSGSCGQGKMIRHVYCKTSDGRVVPESQCNLETKPLAIHPCGDKNCPAQWVSQDWERCNTTCGRGAKQRVVDCLEVANGKVKTRNPADCDIAKKPAEESTCFERPCFKWYTTPWSECSKTCGVGVRMRDVKCFQGRDIVRGCDVLVKPIGKQTCDLQPCPTDPPDDSCQDQAGTNCALAIKVNLCSHWYYSKACCRSCRSAHS, encoded by the exons GCGGAAATCTCTTAGTTCACTCGGGAATAAAAACTGCACTGGGACGTCCAAAAGGTATCAGCTCTGTAAAGTCCAG GAATGTCCGAGTAACAGCAGGAGTTTCCGAGAAGAACAGTGTACATCTTTCAATTCTCACGTGTATAATGGAAAAACCTATCAATGGAAACCACTTTATCCCG ATGACTATGTGCACATCTCCAGCAAGCCCTGTGACCTGCAATGCACTACGGTTGATGGTCAGAGACAACTCATGGTCCAGGCTCGGGACGGGACATCCTGCAAATACAGTGACTATCGAGGGGTTTGCGTGTCTGGAAAATGTGAG CCAATTGGATGTGACGGGGTTTTGTTCTCCACCCACACCCTGGATAAATGTGGTGTCTGCCAGGGAGACGGGAGCAGCTGTGTCCACGTCACTGGGAATTACAGAAAGGGAGCTTCCCATCTTG GGTATGCCCTAGTAACATACATCCCTGTTGGTGCCAGGGATATCCAGATAGTCGAACGCAAGAAATCTGCAGACGTCTTAG ctgttgcagatgaATCCGGATATTACTACTTTAATGGCAACTTCAAGGTTGACACCCCTAAGAATTTCAATATTGCCGGCACTGTGTTTAAATACCGAAGACCTATGGATGTGTATGAGACTGGAATAGAATATATAGTAGCTCAAGGACCAACCAACCAAGGCTTAAACATCATG GTATGGAACCAAAATGGCAAAAACCCATCCATCACTTTCCAATACACCCTTCTCAGGAAGCCACACTCTCGAGTCACTCAGCCAATCTATTACACATTCCCAGACTCTGACAGTGAGGAAAGCAAAGAGTTTGAAGAGGATTTTACATCTCAGAACAAAAGCAGTGGCACTAACTTACAGAAGGGAAGAGTTAAAGTGGAAACCCCAACCTTTGGGAGAACCAATTCCGGTGAGAATGGGAGCCCGGTCAGTGAGCAGCACACGAATGaagtgtatgatggaggagaggccaTGGACTGTGAGAAGAAGGCAAAGTGTAAAGCAATGAAAG ATTTAAGCACAAACAAGACTACTTATATCACAGACACTGGAGACCAGGACTCCTCACATAGATTTAACTCTAAGGAGTTTCTCCCTGGCAATGCCATTGCCAAGAAGTTTTCCAACAAAGCCTCAGCATCCAGGGAGACTTTTCATCACCTCAACAAAAGTAGCGGAGAACCTCTGAACTCTGTGGAGTCGAACCTGGACAACCTGTATGCTGACTACGAGGAAAATGAGGAGATGGCTGCATTTGACTTGAACGTCACCTTTTTGGAGTTGAGCGTCAACACCTCAGCTGAGACGCAGTTGACCAACGCAACGATTCCTTCTACAAATAGGACCCAGAAAGTGAG GTGGGAGACGAGTAGCTGGAGCGAATGTTCGCGGACCTGCGGAGAGGGCTATCAGTTCCGTATAGTCAGATGCTGGAAAATGATCTCTCCTGGGTTTGATAGCTCAGTCTACAGCGACTTATGTGACTCTGCCGATATCACCAAACCAGATGAGAAGAAGGTGTGCAGAAACCCGGCGTGTGGACCCCAGTGGGAGATGTCTGAATGGTCTGAG TGTACAGCAAAATGCGGGGAGCGCAGCATTGTCACGAGGGATGTACGCTGTTCAGAAGATGAAAAACTCTGTGACCCCAGCACCCGGCCACCATCAGAGAAGAACTGCACAGGACCCTCCTGTGACCGTCAATGGACAGTATCAGACTGGGGACCT TGCAGTGGATCTTGTGGCCAAGGGAAGATGATAAGACATGTGTACTGCAAAACCAGTGACGGCAGAGTGGTCCCCGAGTCCCAGTGCAATCTAGAGACAAAACCATTGGCCATCCATCCATGTGGGGACAAGAACTGTCCTGCGCAATGGGTGAGCCAGGACTGGGAAAGG TGTAACACCACTTGCGGCAGGGGAGCAAAACAACGAGTGGTCGATTGCCTTGAAGTTGCCAATGGTAAAGTCAAGACCCGCAACCCTGCCGATTGTGACATTGCCAAGAAACCCGCTGAGGAGAGCACCTGTTTCGAACGACCGTGCTTTAAGTGGTACACTACCCCCTGGTCTGAG TGCAGCAAGACCTGTGGGGTTGGAGTCCGGATGAGGGATGTCAAGTGCTTCCAGGGAAGAGACATTGTTCGTGGATGCGACGTCTTGGTGAAACCGATTGGGAAACAGACTTGTGACTTGCAACCTTGCCCGACTGATCCACCAG ATGACAGCTGTCAGGACCAGGCTGGAACAAATTGTGCTTTGgctattaaagtgaatctgtgcagtcactggtactatAGCAAGGCCTGCTGCCGATCCTGCCGCTCTGCCCATTCATAG
- the ADAMTSL2 gene encoding ADAMTS-like protein 2 isoform X1 yields the protein MSFAHRNLQPVLFITRQSLSKAWIPLLILLGNVTFTITQDIAQTSNSLEDGADVTTFWWGEWTKWTACTRTCGGGVKSQERHCLRQRRKSLSSLGNKNCTGTSKRYQLCKVQECPSNSRSFREEQCTSFNSHVYNGKTYQWKPLYPDDYVHISSKPCDLQCTTVDGQRQLMVQARDGTSCKYSDYRGVCVSGKCEPIGCDGVLFSTHTLDKCGVCQGDGSSCVHVTGNYRKGASHLGYALVTYIPVGARDIQIVERKKSADVLAVADESGYYYFNGNFKVDTPKNFNIAGTVFKYRRPMDVYETGIEYIVAQGPTNQGLNIMVWNQNGKNPSITFQYTLLRKPHSRVTQPIYYTFPDSDSEESKEFEEDFTSQNKSSGTNLQKGRVKVETPTFGRTNSGENGSPVSEQHTNEVYDGGEAMDCEKKAKCKAMKDLSTNKTTYITDTGDQDSSHRFNSKEFLPGNAIAKKFSNKASASRETFHHLNKSSGEPLNSVESNLDNLYADYEENEEMAAFDLNVTFLELSVNTSAETQLTNATIPSTNRTQKVRKGPKLLRKVQGISAVDMYRWKLSSHEPCSATCTTGVMSNYAMCVRYDGVEVDDSHCDALTRPEPVHEFCAGRECQPRWETSSWSECSRTCGEGYQFRIVRCWKMISPGFDSSVYSDLCDSADITKPDEKKVCRNPACGPQWEMSEWSECTAKCGERSIVTRDVRCSEDEKLCDPSTRPPSEKNCTGPSCDRQWTVSDWGPCSGSCGQGKMIRHVYCKTSDGRVVPESQCNLETKPLAIHPCGDKNCPAQWVSQDWERCNTTCGRGAKQRVVDCLEVANGKVKTRNPADCDIAKKPAEESTCFERPCFKWYTTPWSECSKTCGVGVRMRDVKCFQGRDIVRGCDVLVKPIGKQTCDLQPCPTDPPDDSCQDQAGTNCALAIKVNLCSHWYYSKACCRSCRSAHS from the exons GCGGAAATCTCTTAGTTCACTCGGGAATAAAAACTGCACTGGGACGTCCAAAAGGTATCAGCTCTGTAAAGTCCAG GAATGTCCGAGTAACAGCAGGAGTTTCCGAGAAGAACAGTGTACATCTTTCAATTCTCACGTGTATAATGGAAAAACCTATCAATGGAAACCACTTTATCCCG ATGACTATGTGCACATCTCCAGCAAGCCCTGTGACCTGCAATGCACTACGGTTGATGGTCAGAGACAACTCATGGTCCAGGCTCGGGACGGGACATCCTGCAAATACAGTGACTATCGAGGGGTTTGCGTGTCTGGAAAATGTGAG CCAATTGGATGTGACGGGGTTTTGTTCTCCACCCACACCCTGGATAAATGTGGTGTCTGCCAGGGAGACGGGAGCAGCTGTGTCCACGTCACTGGGAATTACAGAAAGGGAGCTTCCCATCTTG GGTATGCCCTAGTAACATACATCCCTGTTGGTGCCAGGGATATCCAGATAGTCGAACGCAAGAAATCTGCAGACGTCTTAG ctgttgcagatgaATCCGGATATTACTACTTTAATGGCAACTTCAAGGTTGACACCCCTAAGAATTTCAATATTGCCGGCACTGTGTTTAAATACCGAAGACCTATGGATGTGTATGAGACTGGAATAGAATATATAGTAGCTCAAGGACCAACCAACCAAGGCTTAAACATCATG GTATGGAACCAAAATGGCAAAAACCCATCCATCACTTTCCAATACACCCTTCTCAGGAAGCCACACTCTCGAGTCACTCAGCCAATCTATTACACATTCCCAGACTCTGACAGTGAGGAAAGCAAAGAGTTTGAAGAGGATTTTACATCTCAGAACAAAAGCAGTGGCACTAACTTACAGAAGGGAAGAGTTAAAGTGGAAACCCCAACCTTTGGGAGAACCAATTCCGGTGAGAATGGGAGCCCGGTCAGTGAGCAGCACACGAATGaagtgtatgatggaggagaggccaTGGACTGTGAGAAGAAGGCAAAGTGTAAAGCAATGAAAG ATTTAAGCACAAACAAGACTACTTATATCACAGACACTGGAGACCAGGACTCCTCACATAGATTTAACTCTAAGGAGTTTCTCCCTGGCAATGCCATTGCCAAGAAGTTTTCCAACAAAGCCTCAGCATCCAGGGAGACTTTTCATCACCTCAACAAAAGTAGCGGAGAACCTCTGAACTCTGTGGAGTCGAACCTGGACAACCTGTATGCTGACTACGAGGAAAATGAGGAGATGGCTGCATTTGACTTGAACGTCACCTTTTTGGAGTTGAGCGTCAACACCTCAGCTGAGACGCAGTTGACCAACGCAACGATTCCTTCTACAAATAGGACCCAGAAAGTGAG AAAAGGGCCAAAGTTACTGAGGAAGGTTCAGGGGATAAGCGCTGTGGACATGTACCGGTGGAAGCTATCTTCTCACGAGCCATGCAGTGCCACGTGTACCACAG GAGTGATGTCAAATTATGCCATGTGCGTTCGATACGATGGAGTAGAAGTGGACGACTCACACTGTGACGCACTGACCCGTCCCGAGCCCGTGCACGAATTCTGTGCCGGGCGGGAGTGTCAGCCAAG GTGGGAGACGAGTAGCTGGAGCGAATGTTCGCGGACCTGCGGAGAGGGCTATCAGTTCCGTATAGTCAGATGCTGGAAAATGATCTCTCCTGGGTTTGATAGCTCAGTCTACAGCGACTTATGTGACTCTGCCGATATCACCAAACCAGATGAGAAGAAGGTGTGCAGAAACCCGGCGTGTGGACCCCAGTGGGAGATGTCTGAATGGTCTGAG TGTACAGCAAAATGCGGGGAGCGCAGCATTGTCACGAGGGATGTACGCTGTTCAGAAGATGAAAAACTCTGTGACCCCAGCACCCGGCCACCATCAGAGAAGAACTGCACAGGACCCTCCTGTGACCGTCAATGGACAGTATCAGACTGGGGACCT TGCAGTGGATCTTGTGGCCAAGGGAAGATGATAAGACATGTGTACTGCAAAACCAGTGACGGCAGAGTGGTCCCCGAGTCCCAGTGCAATCTAGAGACAAAACCATTGGCCATCCATCCATGTGGGGACAAGAACTGTCCTGCGCAATGGGTGAGCCAGGACTGGGAAAGG TGTAACACCACTTGCGGCAGGGGAGCAAAACAACGAGTGGTCGATTGCCTTGAAGTTGCCAATGGTAAAGTCAAGACCCGCAACCCTGCCGATTGTGACATTGCCAAGAAACCCGCTGAGGAGAGCACCTGTTTCGAACGACCGTGCTTTAAGTGGTACACTACCCCCTGGTCTGAG TGCAGCAAGACCTGTGGGGTTGGAGTCCGGATGAGGGATGTCAAGTGCTTCCAGGGAAGAGACATTGTTCGTGGATGCGACGTCTTGGTGAAACCGATTGGGAAACAGACTTGTGACTTGCAACCTTGCCCGACTGATCCACCAG ATGACAGCTGTCAGGACCAGGCTGGAACAAATTGTGCTTTGgctattaaagtgaatctgtgcagtcactggtactatAGCAAGGCCTGCTGCCGATCCTGCCGCTCTGCCCATTCATAG